The DNA segment ACGGCAATCACCGAGATGGCTACACCGTCGGCGCTGGCGTCGAATACATGTTCACGCCGAACTGGTCGATCAAAGGCGAGTACCAGTACTACAACTTCGGTAGCACCACCTTCACCAGCGGTCCGGCGCCGATCATCGGCTCGCGCTTCCGCGATGACGAGCACACCGTCAAGCTCGGTATCAACTACCGCTTCGGATGGGGTGGTCCGGTCGTCGCCAAGTATTGATCGGGTACTGGTTTCACGCTCCCAGACTACAACAGGAGGCCGGCGTCGCGCCGGCCTCTTTGCTTTTGGCTAGTTCTTCTGGCGCGCCGTTCAGCCGGCTAAAGCCGGCCGTCAAAATTTTTTCGGGCTGTCGCGAAACTTTTGTCAGTTGTCGGCTATTGTAGCGTCGCTGGCGGCTGGACATCACACATGCGCGTTTTCATCCTGGCGTTCGTCTTTTGCGCGATCGCTTTACCGTGCGCCGCCCAAATCGTGCTGAAGTCCGAGCCACTGCTGCTTGCCCCCTACGAGATCGTCTTCGTCCAGAACGTCGCCTGTCCGGCCGGGCAGGTGCAAAAGGTCACTGGCGCTATCCGCGGGCTCCATCGCCGCAAGGCCTGCGTGACCTTGGCTTCCGAGCAGGCCTCGTTGGCGACCGCGACGCCCTGAAGGCCGGCCCGAGGGTAGCGCACCGGCTTCGCGGCGACCCCTCTGTTTGTTTCAGGCATCCGGGACCAGCGTGTCCCATTGCAGACTGCGGGCCGCCTCTCGTTCGGCTTCGGCCTGGTTGCGGACGGGATCCTCCATCGGGTCGGCCGGGCAGGGCCGGATTTCATAGTCATTTTCCAGGATAGGCCGCGGCGCCGGTCTGTCATCCTCGGATACCGCTTCGACCACCAGGCCGCTTTTTCGGGCGAGTTTCCAGACGTCGGCTTCGGTCGGGTAGGCGTTACTCAGCCGGGCCTCGTTGCAAAATAGCGCGTAGGGCATGCTTGGCTCCGCAAACACCCCTCCATAACGCAGAAGACCGGGTTCCGGTTGCACGCGGAAATGGGGCGTCTCACCGGTGCCTGAGTCGTAAATGACTCATGAATCCGGCAAGAAATATCGCCGGTTGAGTCGAAAAAATCGCCTGGGACTCCGCGGGTAGAATCGCCGGATGCTCGCCAAGCCATGAGCATCCTCAGCCATATCGCCTGCGGGCGAATTCACACAACGCTATCGTTGGCGCTGTTTGCGGCTTGCGCGGCCAACCTGGCGCTGGTGTGTGCCTTCCTCTGACTTGGCCGGTGGCGTCCGTCCGCCGGCCTTGAAGGCTGCCCAATTTCTCTCGATATTTGCTCCTGATCGCGATTGTGCCCCAATGGGGTAGTGGAGTGGATTCGACATTCGCTACCGGCGGGGCCGCGGACCTGTAGTGCGTCTCTGATGTTGGCAGGTCAAAGACGAAAGGACGGTCTCCATGCCACGAAAGGGAATCACCGGCCACGACGACTGGGTGATCACGGAAGCCTT comes from the Bradyrhizobium erythrophlei genome and includes:
- a CDS encoding DUF6719 family protein; protein product: MRVFILAFVFCAIALPCAAQIVLKSEPLLLAPYEIVFVQNVACPAGQVQKVTGAIRGLHRRKACVTLASEQASLATATP
- a CDS encoding glucose transporter, whose product is MSILSHIACGRIHTTLSLALFAACAANLALVCAFL